The Juglans microcarpa x Juglans regia isolate MS1-56 chromosome 2D, Jm3101_v1.0, whole genome shotgun sequence DNA window TTTCGTGGCCATATTTTTTACCTCTGGAGGACCATCCTCGAACCAAAAACAATCACTAACATCAGATATAGCTAGTTTAGCTGCTGTATGAGCAGCTCTGTTTGCAAGTCTGTGAACAAAAATCAGTTGCCAGGATGGATTGCGCACCAAAAACTGCTGCAAGTCCTCTGTCAACTGTCCCAACCATgaattgtcttctttttttggaATTTACAGCATCTATGATTACTTTGGCATCTCCTTCAAAGATAACGTGACACATTCCTAGCTCGAGGCATAAACTCATTGCTCTATGAAGAGCTTCTCCTTCAGCTTGAAAGACTGAATGAATGTTGTCCCTTGAGGCTGTCAAACAGGTTTTTAAACTACCTGCATGGTCTCCAATAACTATCCCCATCCCCATTCTACCGTTGATCTTATCAAATGCTGCATCAAAATTAACTTTAACAAAAGGCCGGTTAGGGGGCTTCCAGGTTGGAATCAGACTGCTGCTCGCACTACCTTCAGCTAGACTCCTGATGACTGTATTGTACTCTATGAACAAAGAGAGCTCAGACTGAGCCCTTGCTGTGACTGTGCTTGGTTTCGAAAATTGATTTTGGAAGATGAATGCATTCCTCCTGGCCCATAGGTGATACATTAGGAATGAGGCCAATTCAAGACTCTCCTTATTAAGAAGAGTAGCCATCTCTGTCCATAAAAGCTGAAAATCAGAATAATGTCTTCTCCATTTGCTGAAAATGCTAGTTTCCCCTCCCCACACATCTGCAACAACAATACATACCCAGATTGCGTGCACAGAGGTCTCCACCTCTCTTGTGCAGATTGGACAGAAATTGTTATCAACAATTTGTTTCCTGAAAAGGTTATCTTTGGTAGGGAGGATATTATTTAAGCATTtccaaataaacaattttaccTTGTCAGGGACTTCTAAAAGCCAGAGATCCTTCCACCATTCAgatttcccccccccccccccctcttttgAGCCTTCACCCAGGTGTCTCCCCTTGAGTGTAGTTGCTAGAAAGTAAGCACTCTTGATCGAGAAGGTTCCTTTTTTTGAGCCTGCCCAAATTCATTTGTCACATGTGCCTCTATTGCTTATAGGTATGGAAAGAATGCACTTAGCTTCCTCTTCCTTAAAAACTGCTGCCACCAAATCTTTTTTCCAGGATCTATTATCATCATCAATTAAAACTTGCACACTAGAGTCTAAACCCAAGGTATTTGGAGGAGTTTGAATCTGGTATGTCATTGGTCTAGGGAGCCACTTATCCTTCCAGATTTTTATGCTAGCTCCATTACCTACCATCCAGACAGTTCATTCCTTCAACAGATCCACGCTGGACCAAAGACTTCTCCAGAAGAAAGAATATGACGAGCCTTTCAATTTAGCCTCCAATAAATCACAATTCTGAAAGTATTTCTGTTTGAACACTCTGGAAACCAGCGACTGAGGTTCCTTAATCAGCCTCCAAGCTTGCTTGGCCAGAAGGGCTTTATTAAAGCAACTGAGATCCCTAAAACCCATACCACCTTCGTTCTTTACCAAGCCCAGAGAGCTCCATGATTTCCAGTGAATGCCTCTTCCTTCCCCTTTATGGTGCCACCAGAACCTAGCCAAAAGGGCCTCGATTTCTTTTAGTAACAGTACAGGCAATTTGAAAATGCTCATTGTGTAAGCTGGAATGGCTTGCAACACACACTTTATAAGAATTTCTTTCCCTGCGAAGGACAAAAGTTTAGTCTTCCAGCTATTGATCCGTCTCCAAATCTTATCCTTTAGGCTGCTAAAGGTCTCATACTTTGATCTCCCAACCAGAGTTGGGAGGCCAAGGTACTTGTTGTAGTCATTATTTCTTGAACCATTTACTTGCTGAAGAATGAAGTCCCTTGTTTCCTCTTTTGTATTCGTACTGAAGAAAACACTtgtcttttctttgtttaaagTTTGCCCTAATGCCTCCTCGTATTGCAGCAAAAGATTATAGATTAAATACTACTCAGCTAGCATTGCTCtacaaaaaataacacaatcGTTAGCAAAGAGTTTTCAGTTGATTATGCGCTTTTTTTGGCATAAAGAACAAAATGAGCTTTTAATTGGCATAAAGAGCAATGAGTTT harbors:
- the LOC121249359 gene encoding uncharacterized protein LOC121249359; amino-acid sequence: MATLLNKESLELASFLMYHLWARRNAFIFQNQFSKPSTVTARAQSELSLFIEYNTVIRSLAEGSASSSLIPTWKPPNRPFVKVNFDAAFDKINGRMGMGIVIGDHAGSLKTCLTASRDNIHSVFQAEGEALHRAMSLCLELGMCHVIFEGDAKVIIDAVNSKKRRQFMVGTVDRGLAAVFGAQSILATDFCSQTCKQSCSYSS
- the LOC121249360 gene encoding uncharacterized mitochondrial protein AtMg00310-like codes for the protein MSIFKLPVLLLKEIEALLARFWWHHKGEGRGIHWKSWSSLGLVKNEGGMGFRDLSCFNKALLAKQAWRLIKEPQSLVSRVFKQKYFQNCDLLEAKLKGSSYSFFWRSLWSSVDLLKE